The Papilio machaon chromosome 15, ilPapMach1.1, whole genome shotgun sequence region AAATTTATTaggaaactagctgtcgcccgcgactccgtccgcgctgaattaaaaaaaaaacgtaataagtagcgtatgtgttatccatactatgttctacatccgtgCCAAACTTCATCAACATTCgctgagctgttccggagatacattcaaacatccgtccatccatctatccatccacccatcaaaacattaaaatattattaaaatttataaaatgcataatataaaaatgtatgttatgtTAAGAATGTTTctactataaaaatgtaacggATAAAGCGAGAATCAAAGAATTTCCCAAGTTTGACCTACTACGTATCGGGGAATCACTTTCTACACAACTTTCTAATGTAGATGGTGAACAAGAGTTAAGCGTACGACAAGTAACTATCTATAGCTTCATATCGCACGTCGTTGAAGGAAAGAACAAACAAAGCACGTAATTGAAAAGATGGTATTATAGGTTACGTTACTTTGATTAGTAAAATTGAAGTATTTctgttcaaataattattgattacTAAAAAATGAACACGTCAAGATGTAGAAAAATTGACGTGCAGAAAGATGGAGTGCGCAAACAAGGCGTACATTTGTGTTTGTGCGGCGGCGGTGTGCGGCAATATTGTACTGTACATCTGAATGTAAATTACCCTAAGTTGACTTCTTAGAACTTCACTATAAATCCTATAAATtgcttaaaaacatttattggtATTGCTACGCAAATGgtctatttaataatttactgtaaatttttaatttcattgtttatcACATTCAGGGTTCACCTTTGAATGCATGTTTCCTACGTATTGTTTTCAGCTGTATTTACACTGATAAATGGTGACTAAGTATAAATCCCATATCGAGTCTCAAAAACCACAACGGCAATTATTGTATTGCACAATATTTGGCAGGACTTGTACAAAAAGCATCCAAAATATGCACGGCATGTTTCTGCACTTTTGGTTTACAAATACTTGGCATTGGCACGATACTTTTAGCAAGGCATAGAACAGGAGGGTAATATTTAAGTAGGTCTCGGACCTCCGGCTAAGTcagattttgaaaaataaggTGTCATTCCATTGTTATATGATCTACCTCGGAATTTCATGGGGTAATCCAAgcttattgtatatttaagattatacactttttacatttcttaaaatttgattacgttgttttaaaatctttaaactgcattttacaataattattattagaaatgaagtaatctaatatttttagacTAGAATGTCTTGAGTAAGACTGCTAATATAACTTAATGGAATAATTTTGTTACCGAACCAAACGAGAAACTGGACGACCTTAGCTGTGTAAAAGTGCTTACTATTTACAATTCCAATATATAGTAGTGATACAGAAACGATATTGgacatgaaaaaataattacatttaatttttttacataatatgtcaAATAATAGATATAACAACTTGTTGTACACTTATAGAGTGTTCAAGGTTGtagaaaaatttgattatgGTGGATGCATAAAGAGAAAACATATTCATTGTCGTTAACGAAAAACATCATTATTTCTTTCCCATCTCTTTTACTAAATTTCACGAAGGGATATAAACATAGAGCTAATTACTTtggttatataatttactttactaGAAATTAAACCTAATATAATTAacctaatataatatgtaaatgttgTTTACCAACAAAGTTTTTTAGGCTCTCGAACTACTTACTATAATCTTCATTATTATTAGCAGTCACTTGATCGATGTATCACTTACTGCACATTTATCAAATAACAGCTAATCAACTGCTAGATAAAAACGaatactaatcttactaatattataaatgcgaaagtttagatggacggatggatgtttgttagatggtatctccagaacggctaaggGACCTCGTTAAAATTTGCcctagatgtaaaacataatctggatGATCACAGgctattaagtattttttaattccgcgaggacggagtaAAGGGCGACaactaataaagttaataattgtaataacagTAATGGCGTGGTGGAAAAAAAGATCgcgtgtaaaatattttcattgtaaaatattgatcTTATTTCGTTTAGGGCAATAATATGACCTCTAAATTCAAACTTGTAATTCCTGCTTTGTTTTATCCGGCTGCGTTTAAAGATGACGTCAATGGTTTTTTAATTGCACCGAAGCTTTAAAAAAcggaaaataaattactctGCGAAACTACGTTTCTTGTCtttttttgtgatattttttataattcaacatTAATTATTCACAAACATATTGTAGcggaattatttatttctttgcaaggaaaataaaaaagttttatagtcttttttttacttttggaCTCTTTGAACTTTTTTGTCTTCTTTATTTCGTGGCTATACcgctataaaaacataaaataataataattttattatttaatgaaaaatctgtatgttaagtttttttctaatttcagGTAATCATGTTAGAATCCACAAAGATACATACACCTTCGCAAATGTCGAGAGTATTCGATATCGCGAAGGATACGGTACTATTCCTATTGTTATCCTGTTACTATATCCTGGAATCACTCTTCTGGACCTTGATGCCAAACGCTATAAGGCCTATGAAGAACCTAAAGGGGGATGTGGTCGTGGTAACCGGCGCGGGCGGCGGTGTTGGCCGACATCTGTCCATTAAACTGGCGCGTCTTGGAGCCAAAGTTGTAGCATGGGATATCAATAAAGAGGGtatgttattttatgataCTTCCTTACCAATTCTATAACTTTGTATAACTAAAGGCAACAAGTAAAggtatatatttcaaagtataCGACGTAAAATCGTATGTATTATTGAATTAATGCTAACATTGGGCTTTGGGAATATCGCACGTTGCAAATTCCGttataattatcttaaaatgaCGTAGTATTTTATGAgcttagttaaaaataattaacaataattattaacagcTCTACAGAAGACTTGCACCACACTTACCGACGAGGGGTATGAAGTAGCAAGTTACATCGTGGACCTCGCAGACCGGGCCTCAGTTTATAACACTGCtgagaaagtaaaaaaagagGTAAGTAATCCTCTACTCCTTAACTTACGTTACTACATAAATTGATCTTACTTTTTGTTTAGACGCattacaaatttacaataatccCATTTCTTTTCGTAGCGTTTACAAACTAGCAAGTAGACTTATATGAAATACGTTTTATGTAAAGATACGTTAATACTGAATTTCCATGTAGCAATTCGCcacttatgtattttataattatcctGTTAAAATAGGAAACAAAATGACGTgaaatttgtaacattttataaaatttatagataCCGCCTAGTAGCCGTTTGCTCTTATTGGCTCTGCTTTAACGGcaggattaaaaatattatctacttattagccgacttcaaaaagaaggaggttatcaattcgactgaattttttttttttttttttttctgaaatattcGAGCCAGGCATAACGTAGGTGTAAATGTTATCAAAAGTTCCTTTATAACCTTGTATCGAAGAAAattaatgttcttttttaaagCGGAAAAGTATATTTGTTACTTCCTTTGcctcgaataaaaaaaacatttgggCGTTAaccttaatttataaatgttgccGAAGGTAATCTACAAACGAAAAAACTCCCGTGTATCAGATGCGgaaaaatcgtatttttttaacgaaatCTATTATTTTACGTACGTAAGTTTAGTATAAACCAActatatagttatttatatagggcaaaaataaatattattatggaAATAATGTTTGGGGGATAGGGAGAAGTATAGGACGCCCTCTATCCAAACTGACAGAGAACTATAAGTTTATCTTTCGTAGGTGGGAAAGGTGGACATGCTTATCAACAATGCTGGGACGGTGTTTGGAGAAACCTTGCTGGAACTAAGCGACGCTGCCATTGAGACTACATACAAAGTCAACATACTATCCCATTATTGGGTAAGTTGCCACTAACTTCTctcattatgtttaaattgaagGTTTTAATTGTTTAGTGGAAGTTACGTTTTTTGTTCCTGATAATGATTTAATTGTGCGCTCTTGTATgtctgatattttattttacaccatTTAGTTTGAACAAGAGTTAAACTGCAATGGATTTTcagataaaacatattatacatACCTAGCCAGTCTCTTATAGTAATTACTATGCTGTTTTCCTGATTTCAGACTGTGAAAGCGTTCTTACCCGACATGATAAAGTCGGGCAAAGGGCACATAGTGACGGTGGGTTCGGTCGCCGGGTTACTCGGCACTTACCGCTGCACCGACTACAGCGCCACCAAGTTCGCCACAGTCGGCTTCCACGAGAGCTTATACACAGAGCTAAGGGTGAGTTTCTGATCCTACAACaacctataaaattaaaagactaAATTCGCTATTTATCATAACCTCTACACTCCAAGACGAATCTCCAGCTATGCCAAAATGACGTTAGTCAGTCAGTTTATAAATTGGAGAAAACATTTGcaagtaaacaattaaaaatgcgtTTTTAAGTATGCAATAAACTTCTTCTTATAAATAgtcataataatgtaaattttcagGCTCACGGCCACAACACGATCTACGCTACGCTAGTATGTCCTTACTACATCAATACGGGTATGTTCGACGGCGTCTCGCCGCGCCTCATGCCGATGCTTGAGCCCGACTACGTAGCCGAGACTATGATAGACTCCATCAGGAAGAACGAGGTCAA contains the following coding sequences:
- the LOC106720958 gene encoding short-chain dehydrogenase/reductase family 16C member 6, with the protein product MLESTKIHTPSQMSRVFDIAKDTVLFLLLSCYYILESLFWTLMPNAIRPMKNLKGDVVVVTGAGGGVGRHLSIKLARLGAKVVAWDINKEALQKTCTTLTDEGYEVASYIVDLADRASVYNTAEKVKKEVGKVDMLINNAGTVFGETLLELSDAAIETTYKVNILSHYWTVKAFLPDMIKSGKGHIVTVGSVAGLLGTYRCTDYSATKFATVGFHESLYTELRAHGHNTIYATLVCPYYINTGMFDGVSPRLMPMLEPDYVAETMIDSIRKNEVNCVMPGSVRYLLPLKCLLPAKMCWDLMHRVMKGPQSMMDLKKKPNLA